A genomic stretch from Pseudomonas sp. DTU_2021_1001937_2_SI_NGA_ILE_001 includes:
- a CDS encoding mannose-1-phosphate guanylyltransferase/mannose-6-phosphate isomerase: MFTPVILAGGSGSRLWPLSRQSFPKQFLALDGQDQGTMFQRTLARLDGLEHAPALVVSNENHRFIVAEQLRVAQITSQRIILEPLARNTAPAIALAALQAIADGSDPVLLVLAADHHIHDEQAFRAAVQVAQAHAEAGRLVTFGITPTHAETGFGYIQCGQAIEQGGFAIAAFKEKPSPELAAEYLASGAYLWNSGMFMFRASKFIAELQRHRPDILSACRVALQQAQVDSYFTHVPAEQFALCDDESVDYAVMEHTDAGLVVPLDAGWNDLGSWAAIWDVGPHDENANRLEGDVLAIDTKDCLVQSHHRLVATVGVEDLIVIETKDAVLVANKHDSQQVKEVVKRLQNEARPEFVTHPLVNRPWGHYDTIDMGERYQVKRIFVRPGECLSLQMHYHRAEHWIVVSGTARVICDDQELILSENQSTYIPLGVKHSLSNPGKVPLELIEVQSGSYLGEDDIVRFEDRYGRLAK, from the coding sequence ATGTTCACCCCCGTAATCCTGGCTGGTGGTAGCGGTTCGCGTCTGTGGCCGCTGTCGCGGCAGAGCTTTCCCAAGCAGTTTCTGGCGCTGGACGGTCAGGACCAGGGAACCATGTTCCAGCGCACCCTGGCGCGCCTGGACGGCCTGGAGCACGCACCGGCCCTGGTGGTGAGCAACGAGAACCACCGCTTCATCGTCGCCGAGCAGCTGCGCGTGGCGCAGATCACCAGCCAGCGCATCATCCTCGAGCCGCTGGCCCGCAACACCGCGCCGGCCATCGCCCTGGCGGCGCTGCAGGCCATTGCCGACGGCAGCGACCCGGTGCTGCTGGTGCTGGCCGCCGACCACCACATTCATGACGAGCAGGCCTTCCGCGCCGCCGTGCAGGTCGCCCAGGCCCACGCCGAGGCTGGCCGCCTGGTGACCTTCGGCATTACCCCGACCCACGCGGAAACCGGTTTTGGCTACATCCAGTGTGGCCAGGCCATCGAGCAGGGCGGCTTCGCCATCGCGGCGTTCAAGGAAAAGCCCTCGCCGGAGCTGGCCGCCGAATACCTGGCCTCGGGCGCCTACCTGTGGAACAGCGGCATGTTCATGTTCCGCGCCTCGAAGTTCATCGCCGAGCTGCAACGTCACCGCCCGGACATCCTCAGTGCCTGCCGCGTGGCCCTGCAGCAGGCGCAGGTCGACAGCTATTTCACCCATGTGCCGGCCGAGCAGTTCGCGCTGTGCGACGACGAGTCGGTGGACTACGCGGTGATGGAGCACACCGATGCCGGCCTGGTGGTACCGCTGGATGCCGGCTGGAACGACCTGGGCAGCTGGGCGGCGATCTGGGACGTCGGCCCGCATGACGAGAACGCCAACCGTCTGGAAGGCGACGTGCTGGCCATCGACACCAAGGACTGCCTGGTGCAGTCGCATCACCGCCTGGTGGCCACCGTGGGCGTCGAGGACCTGATCGTCATCGAGACCAAGGACGCCGTACTGGTCGCCAACAAGCACGACAGCCAGCAGGTCAAGGAAGTGGTCAAGCGTCTGCAGAACGAGGCGCGGCCGGAGTTCGTCACCCATCCGTTGGTCAACCGTCCATGGGGTCACTACGACACCATCGACATGGGCGAGCGCTACCAGGTCAAGCGTATCTTCGTGCGCCCGGGCGAGTGCCTGTCGCTGCAGATGCACTACCACCGCGCCGAGCACTGGATCGTGGTGTCCGGTACCGCCAGAGTGATCTGCGACGACCAGGAACTGATCCTCTCCGAGAACCAGTCCACCTACATCCCACTGGGCGTCAAGCACTCGCTGTCCAACCCCGGCAAGGTGCCGCTGGAACTGATCGAAGTGCAGTCCGGCTCGTACCTGGGCGAAGACGACATCGTACGTTTCGAAGACCGTTACGGGCGTCTGGCCAAGTAA
- a CDS encoding DUF4214 domain-containing protein, which yields MATLKLHQPINMTTLQAWDGEFTIADSTHIRATDGVRTQDYFGTFQYSNDDLSGGTLTSTVAYQNGLYYEVTDLNIDALTMAGYINDFDFKGALNEVLKGNDTLIGSDGNDVLTGGAGNDHFDGGAGLDTVAYSNGRANVTATAADGGYVLQMPGKTDTLVNIERASFGDGSTLALDVGQGQNAGAAYRLYQAAFDRKPDTGGLKYWINDLDKGASLQQVAKGFVDSAEFKQLTPATDNKSIINSFYQHVLHRDADAGGFQYWEDAMAKGMTASEVLVSFSESAENLNNTAADLNGGLWLV from the coding sequence ATGGCCACGCTGAAACTTCATCAACCCATCAATATGACCACGCTGCAGGCCTGGGATGGCGAGTTCACCATCGCCGACAGCACGCATATCAGGGCCACCGATGGGGTAAGAACCCAGGATTATTTCGGCACCTTCCAATACAGCAATGACGACTTGAGCGGCGGCACCCTGACGTCCACGGTCGCCTACCAGAACGGCCTGTATTACGAAGTCACCGACCTGAACATCGATGCCCTGACCATGGCCGGGTACATCAATGACTTCGACTTCAAGGGTGCCTTGAACGAAGTACTCAAGGGCAACGACACTCTGATCGGCTCGGACGGCAACGATGTTCTGACCGGAGGCGCCGGCAATGACCACTTCGACGGCGGTGCGGGCCTGGACACCGTCGCCTATAGCAACGGCCGCGCGAACGTCACCGCCACGGCGGCCGACGGCGGCTACGTGCTGCAGATGCCAGGCAAGACCGACACCCTGGTGAACATCGAGCGGGCCAGCTTCGGCGACGGCTCGACCCTGGCCCTGGACGTCGGCCAAGGCCAGAACGCCGGTGCCGCCTACCGCCTGTACCAGGCGGCCTTCGACCGCAAGCCGGACACCGGCGGGTTGAAATACTGGATCAACGACCTGGATAAGGGCGCCAGCCTCCAGCAAGTGGCCAAAGGCTTCGTCGACAGTGCCGAATTCAAGCAACTCACCCCGGCCACGGACAACAAGTCGATCATCAACAGCTTCTACCAGCACGTGCTGCATCGCGACGCCGATGCCGGTGGCTTCCAGTACTGGGAAGACGCCATGGCCAAGGGCATGACCGCCAGTGAAGTGCTGGTGTCGTTCTCCGAAAGCGCAGAGAACCTGAACAACACCGCCGCCGACCTCAATGGCGGGCTGTGGCTGGTCTGA
- a CDS encoding DUF4214 domain-containing protein, which translates to MATISYKSPFDATDLDRASHAGVNGQVVSSNSMRIVYADGAYKAEVSGFLGSGNPQVDKFTGVSYSKNDVVFLSVTGLDIKVADASSTTSFYDGDDTYRGSAGNDQFIASLGNDTYFGGEGTDTVHYSALSSDFKVDSLGSNLTNIEGLGKKDTLFSVERVHFTQDDKTVALDVGQWQNAGGAYRLYQAAFDRKPDMTGLKYWIGDLDNGATLQQVAQGFVDSAEFKKLNPGTDNKSIINSFYQHVLHRDADADGFKYWEDSMAQGMSASEVLVSFSESQENMNNAAADLNGGLWLV; encoded by the coding sequence ATGGCAACTATTAGCTACAAAAGCCCTTTCGACGCCACCGACCTGGATCGCGCCTCCCATGCGGGCGTTAATGGGCAGGTCGTCAGCAGCAACAGCATGCGCATCGTCTACGCCGATGGCGCCTACAAAGCTGAAGTCAGCGGCTTTCTCGGCTCGGGTAATCCCCAGGTCGACAAATTCACCGGTGTCTCCTACTCGAAGAACGACGTCGTGTTTCTCAGCGTCACTGGCCTGGATATCAAGGTGGCCGACGCATCGAGCACCACGTCGTTCTATGACGGTGACGACACCTACCGGGGCTCGGCAGGCAACGACCAGTTCATCGCTTCGCTGGGTAACGACACCTACTTCGGCGGCGAGGGTACCGACACCGTTCACTACAGCGCGCTGAGCAGCGACTTCAAAGTCGACTCCCTGGGCAGCAACCTGACCAACATCGAAGGCCTGGGCAAGAAAGACACCCTGTTCAGCGTCGAGCGCGTGCACTTCACGCAGGACGACAAGACCGTGGCTCTGGACGTCGGCCAGTGGCAGAACGCCGGTGGCGCCTACCGCCTGTACCAGGCCGCCTTCGATCGCAAGCCGGATATGACCGGCCTGAAATACTGGATCGGCGACCTGGACAACGGCGCCACCCTGCAACAAGTGGCCCAGGGCTTCGTCGACAGCGCCGAGTTCAAGAAGCTCAACCCCGGCACTGACAACAAGTCCATCATCAACAGCTTCTACCAGCACGTGCTGCACCGCGATGCCGACGCCGACGGCTTCAAGTACTGGGAAGACTCCATGGCCCAGGGCATGAGCGCCAGCGAGGTGCTGGTGTCGTTTTCCGAAAGCCAGGAAAACATGAACAACGCCGCAGCCGACCTCAATGGCGGGTTGTGGCTGGTGTAA